The following DNA comes from ANME-2 cluster archaeon.
GGAAATCACGAAATCAAAGTAAAGCCGCGCAAAAAAGTGGAATTTAAGGACATTGTGGGTTTGATCGAGGAAGGCGGTGATGCACGATCCGCAAAAAAGAAGATCCAGCGCGGTGTATAAGTGATCTTTATTGATTCGTCTTACTATATTGCCATAATGGATAAGAGAGACCAGTGGCATCAAAAAGCCCTCGAACTATCCAACTATTTTGAGAAGAAAGACATCGTTGTGTCGAGTTTTA
Coding sequences within:
- a CDS encoding AbrB/MazE/SpoVT family DNA-binding domain-containing protein — encoded protein: MSETKISSGYSTVIPADIRKSLGINPGDILEWTLGNHEIKVKPRKKVEFKDIVGLIEEGGDARSAKKKIQRGV